The Desulfococcus multivorans DNA window AGGCAGTCAGGATGACATCGAACTCCGTCTTCTCTTCGGCTGCGGCCGCAGCGCCCTCGGCGGGCATGCCGCCGGCCATCATCGCCACGGGTGCGGCAGCGGAGACGCCGAATTTCTCTTCCAGTTCCTTAACCAGCTCCGACAGCTCCAGAACCGACATATTTGCAATAAATTCTATAACATCTTCTTTGGTAACATCCGCCATTTTTACTTATCCTCCAAGTCTTGTTTTAACAGGTACGAAACACCTCAGGCCGCTTCTTTCTGCTCTTTGATGGCCTGCAACGCATACAACAGTTTCTGGGGAACCGCATTGAGAACGCGCACGAACGCTGTCGGAACCCCGTTCATCGCGGAGAGCACCTGCGCGAGCAGGACCTCTCTGGACGGCAGGGACGACAGCGCCTTGATGGCCTTGACATCGATCCGTTTGCCGTTCATGACGCCGATTTTGATCTCGAACTTGTCGTTTCCTCCCGCAAACTCCGTCATGACCTTCGCGGGCGCGACCGGATCGTCGTAGCTCATCGCTACGGCGCTGGGGCCTTTGAAGTCATCTTTGATCAATGCCACCTCGGTGTCTTCGGACGCTCTGACGAGAAGCGTGTTCTTGACGACCTTGAATTCGACATTGACCTCGTTGAGTTTTTTCCTCAATTCACTGACGGCGGCCACATCAAGCCCCTTATAGTCGGTCAGGATGACAATCTTGGATTTCGAGAACTTTTCGTGAAGTTCCTCCACGATCGCCTTTTTCTTGTCCAGCTTCATATAATTTTCACACCTCCTTTCGTGCCTGTTCAAAACCAGAGGTAAGTAAACTTGGAAAGCTACTGTCTCGGCAGGCCGAACATGTCGATTAAATACAAATCAGCAGAGCACCAGAATTTGTATACCCACGGTCTTTGACAGGAATATTTTTTGAGTGCGGTATTGGCGTGAGTAGGAACGGCGCGATTGAAACCTCCGCCCCCTGTCTCCTCAAACATAATTATTTTACCAGATCTTTGATGGATGCCGTATCGACCTTGACGCCGGGTCCCATTGTCGTGGATACGGCGATGCTTCGGATGTAGGCACCCTTACTCGCCGAAGGCTTCAGGCGCATGATCGTTTCCAGAAACGCAGTTGCGTTCTGCACGATCTTTTCGGCGCCGAAAGAGACTTTCCCCATGGGTGCGTGGACAATTCCCGCCTTTTCCACTCTGAAGTCAATCTTTCCCGCTTTCAATTCGGTGACCGCCTTTGCCAGATCAAAGGTGACGGTTCCGGTCTTTGCATTGGGCATCAGACCTCTCGGCCCGAGGAGACGACCGATCTTTCCGACGGACCCCATCATGTCGGGCGTCGCGACGGCCTTGTCGAACTCGAACCAGCCGCCCTTGATCTTTTCGATCAATTCATCGTTTCCGACATAATCGGCTCCGGCCTCTTCAGCCTCTTTTTCCTTTTCGCCCTTTGCAAATACGAGAACCCTCACCTCTTTCCCGATTCCATTGGGCAGGACAACCGTCCCTCTGACCATTTGGTCCGCGTGCCGCGGATCAACACCCAGTCTGACGGCGATATCAAAAGTCTCGTCGAATTTCGCAAAAGAGGTCTCAATCGCTCGTTGTACAGCTTCCGTAAACCCGAGTAGCGCTCCAGGACTTGACTTTTTCTTTGCCTCTAAATATTTTTTACCCCGCTTCGGCATCGTTTATCCTTGCTCCTTATCCATTATCCTAATGATCAATCGTCCCTTCAGCGGCAACCCCACCCTCCGGCGTTGATCATTTATCTGCGATCTCAGACGATCAAGCTACCTCGATCCCCATGCTCCTTGCGGTACCTTCGATGATCTTGCAGGCCGCATCCAAATCGTAGGCGTTCAAATCAGGCATCTTGAGCTTGGCAATCTCCTCTACCTGCGCCCGCGTCACCCTGGCGACCTTATCGCGCTTCGGATCGCTCGCACCCTTGGCAATTTTCGCCGCTTTTTTCAGCAGGACGGCAGCAGGCGGTGTTTTGGTCACAAAGGTAAAGGACCTATCCTGATAAACGGTGATGACAACCGGGATGATCATGCCTTCCTCATTGGCCGTTCTCGCGTTGAAGGCTTTGCAGAAATCCATGATGTTGACACCGTGCTGTCCAAGCGCCGGACCGATCGGGGGGGACGGGTTGGCCTTGCCTGCCGTCACCTGTAGTTTTATCTGTGCAATTACCTTTTTTGCCATCTTTCTCTATATACTCCTGATCAAGGCGTTTTTGGGAGGTTCGGGTCACCGGCCCAAGCAAGCCGTCCACCCCCCAGACTACTTATAGTTTTGTCACTTGTACGAAATCGAGTTCCACCGGTGTGGAACGGCCGAATATGCTCACCAGAACCTTTATCTTACCCTTCTCCGGATTCACTTCCTCCACGGTGCCGTTGAAATTGGTAAACGGCCCGTCGATAACTCTGACGTCGTCTCCCGTCTCGAAATAAAACTTGGGCTTGGGCTTGAGCTGGCCGGCTTCCATCCGGTTGAGAATGCCGGCGGCCTCTTCGTCGGAAATCGGTACTGGTTTTTCGCGGCCGC harbors:
- the rplA gene encoding 50S ribosomal protein L1, producing MPKRGKKYLEAKKKSSPGALLGFTEAVQRAIETSFAKFDETFDIAVRLGVDPRHADQMVRGTVVLPNGIGKEVRVLVFAKGEKEKEAEEAGADYVGNDELIEKIKGGWFEFDKAVATPDMMGSVGKIGRLLGPRGLMPNAKTGTVTFDLAKAVTELKAGKIDFRVEKAGIVHAPMGKVSFGAEKIVQNATAFLETIMRLKPSASKGAYIRSIAVSTTMGPGVKVDTASIKDLVK
- the rplL gene encoding 50S ribosomal protein L7/L12, producing the protein MADVTKEDVIEFIANMSVLELSELVKELEEKFGVSAAAPVAMMAGGMPAEGAAAAAEEKTEFDVILTASGDKKIQVIKEVRAITGLGLKEAKALVDEAPKPVKEGVPKDEADKIKAQLEEAGAQVEIK
- the rplJ gene encoding 50S ribosomal protein L10; the protein is MKLDKKKAIVEELHEKFSKSKIVILTDYKGLDVAAVSELRKKLNEVNVEFKVVKNTLLVRASEDTEVALIKDDFKGPSAVAMSYDDPVAPAKVMTEFAGGNDKFEIKIGVMNGKRIDVKAIKALSSLPSREVLLAQVLSAMNGVPTAFVRVLNAVPQKLLYALQAIKEQKEAA
- the rplK gene encoding 50S ribosomal protein L11: MAKKVIAQIKLQVTAGKANPSPPIGPALGQHGVNIMDFCKAFNARTANEEGMIIPVVITVYQDRSFTFVTKTPPAAVLLKKAAKIAKGASDPKRDKVARVTRAQVEEIAKLKMPDLNAYDLDAACKIIEGTARSMGIEVA